Part of the Crossiella cryophila genome, TGGTCAGTGGTGCGCAGCATGGGCTCGCGGTGACCGCGATGGCCACGTTGCAGCATGGGGATGTGGTGGCGGTGGACGCGTTGACCTATCCGGGGTTCAAGGTGCTCGCGCAGTCGCTGGGGCTGGAGCTGGTGGCGGTGCCTGGGGGTCGGGCGGGGCCGGATCTTGTTGCGTTGGAACAGCTTTGTGTGCGGCGGCCGGTGCGGGCGGTTTATGCGATGCCGACGCTGCACAATCCGTTGGGGTGGGTCATGTCCGCTACCGCTCGGGCACGGTTGGTGGCGGTCGCGCGGCGGCACGATCTGATCCTCATCGAGGACGCCGCCTACGCCTACCTGGTCGAGGATCCGCCGCCGCCGTTGGCGGTGCTGGCGCCGGAGCGCACCGTGTATGTGTCCAGTCTGTCCAAGAGTGTGGGGACGGGGCTGCGGGTTGGGTTCGTGGTGGCGCCAGTGGACCGGGTGGCGGCGATCGCTCGGGTTGTCCGGGCCACCACCTGGAGCACGCCCGCGCTGGCCACCGAGATCGCCTGTCGTTGGCTGGAGGATGGCACCGTGGATCGGCTGGAAGTCCGGAAGCGGGCCGATGCCGTCGCACGGCAGGACATCGCCAGGGAGGTGTTCGCCGGGCTGCCCAGTATCGGGCACCCGGCGTCCTACTTCCGGTGGTTGCCGCTGGCGGAGAGTGCGCGGGCGGATCGGATCGCGGCAACGCTTGCCCGGCAACGGATCGCGGTCTCCACGGCGGAGGCGTTCGCGGCCACCGCCGTGGTGCCGCGGGCACTTCGGCTGGCGCTGGGGTCGGTCGGGCCGGCCGAGCTGGAACAGACGTTGCGTGCGGTTCGGCGGGTGGTGGAGGAGGACGCGTGCCGCTGAGTGTCTACAAAGGACGATCCCACCCGCGGTGCAGGTGGGATCGTCTGGGGCGGCGGGGGTTGGGCGGGTTGGTCACAGCAGGTGCACGTCGGGGACGTAGAGGATCCACTTGCCGCCCTGCTCGCGGAATGCCTGCTCGCGCTTGATGATCTCCTCGGCGTGGTTCCAGGCGAAGAGCAGCAGGTAGTCGGGGTACGGGGTGGTGAACTCTTCGAGGGGGCGGACCGGCAGGTGGGCGCCGGGGGTGAGGCGGTGCTGCTTGCCGGGGGTGGAGTCGAAGACCCCGGCCACCAGGTCGGGGCCGATGCCGGCGTAGTTGGTGACGGTGGCGCTCTTGGCGGTGGCACCGTAGGCGTACACGGTGGCGCCCTCGTCCTTGAGCTTGCGCAGCAGGGTGACCAGGTCACCGCAGTTGCGCTTCACCTCGGTGCCCCACTGCTCCAGGGTGGCCAGGGTGTCGATGCCGCGTTCGCGTTCCTCGGCGATGAGTTCGGCGACCCGCTCCGTCGGCCGGCGGTGCTCGGGGCGGCCGATGGTGTAGCGGATTTCGCCGCCGTGCGTTGGCAGGCGTTCGACGTCGACCAGGTCGAAGCCGAACTGGCGGGCGGCGGCCTGCACCGAGGTGGCCGAGAACAGGTAGAAGTGCTCGTCGTAGATCTGGTCGAAGCTGGCGCGTTCGACGATGTCGCCGAGGTAGGGGTCCTCGAAGACGAACACGCCGGTGGGGGAGAGCAGCGCGTCCACGCCGCGGAAGATCGAGTCCAGGTAGGGGATGTGGCAGACGGTGTTCGCCGCGTAGATCACCTGGGCCGGGCCCTCACTCGCCCGGATCTCCTTGGCCACCGACTCCTCGAAGAAGGCGACCCTGACCCGCACGCCCTTGCTCGCGGCCACCTCGGCCACGTTCGCCGAGGGGTCCACGCCCAGGTGGCGGACCCCGCGCTCGGCCACGGTGCGCAGCATGATGCCGTCGTTGCAGCCGAGTTCCACCACCAGCGGGTCGGCCACGTCGCGGCACTCGGTCTCCAGCAGGCGGAGCGCGGTGCCGGCGAAGTGCTCCTGCATGCGCGCCGAGGTCGAGGAGTGGTACGCGTACTCCTCGTGGAACATCTTCTCCCTCGGCACCTCGGACATCAGCTGAACCATCGTGCATTGCTGGCACACGCCGATGGCCATGTGGAAGAAGAACTCCTCGGAAGTGTCCTCCGGCTTGCGGAAAGCATCGGAGATCGGCTGCTGGCCGAAATCGAAGAACTGGTAGACCGGGCCCCGGCAGATGCGGCAGGTAGACATATCCGCACCGTAAGCGCGCCGGATCGAGTGGTGGTCGAGCTGGGCTCAGACCGCGCCTGCGGTACTGCACCCGACGCTGGAGCGACCGGCGGGACACCGGGAGGCGGGCATGCGGGGAATCGTACTCGCGGGCGGATCGGGGAACCGGCTTCACCCGATGACGCTCGCGGTGCCCAAGGAACTGCTGCCGGTCGGTGACAAACCGATGATCTACTATCCGCTCAGCGTGCTCATGCTGGCCGGAATCCGGGACATCCTGCTCATCGGCGCACCCGCGGAACTGCCCCGGATCCGGCACCTGCTGGGTGACGGCGGCGAACTCGGACTGCGTATCGACTACCGGGTCCAGGACGAGCCGGGTGGAATTGCCGAGGCACTGGTGCTCGGCGCCGACCACATCGGCGAGGATTCGGTCGCGCTGATCCACGGGGACCATATTTTCCACGGCCAGCGTTTTTATTCGGTGCTCGCCGAGCACAGCGCGGAGGTGCGTGGCTGCGTGCTGTTCGGGTCGCCGGTCGGCGAGCCGGGCCGGTGCGGGGCGGCGGAAGTTGACGAGCACGGGCGGCTGCTCTCCGTCGGCGCGCAGCCGGTGTCCCGGCGCGGTCGGCGGGCGGTCACCGGGCTCGGGTTCTACGACAACGAGGTGGTTGACCTGGTCAAGAACCTGCCGCCTGCCGGGCCAGGCGAGCCGGACCTGACCCAGGTGCACCGCGCCTACCTGCGGCGAGAGCAGGCGAAGCTGGTCGACCTCGGCCGGGGCTTCGCCTGGCTGGAGACCGAGACGCCGGAGTCGCTGCTGCAGGCCGGCCACTACGTGCGCACCCTGGAGGCGCGGCAGGGCGCGCGGATCGCCTGTCTGGAGGAGGTGGCGCTGCGGATGGGATTCATCAGCGCCGCGGACTGCCACCGGCTCGGCGAACGGCTGGCCCGCTCGCCCTACGGCGAGTACGTGATGGCCATCGCGGCCGAGCTGGGCCCGGTCTGAGCACCGCGTCCAGCCGGTCTCCAGTCGCGTTCGAGGAATCGCCAGCACCCTGAACCAGGATGCTGTGCGATTGGTGAGATATCGGCCGGGGAAGTTCTGTGGAATCGCGCGAAACCCGGTCCGTGCTCTGTTCCAGCTCTCCTGTCCTTATTTCTGAGGTGCGAAGATGAAGATTCTGGTCAACACCGGTCCCGCCCACCCGCTGTACTTCCCGGTCGTCGGACTGGCCTGGGCATTGCGCGCGGCCGGGCACGAGGTTCTGGTCGCGGCGCCGGAGAATTGGGACGCGGTGGTCCGTGGTTCCGGTCTGCCGATGGCCGCGGTGTCCGGTTCGATCGAGATGCGCGATGTGATGGGCAAGGATCGCGCGGGCAATCCGCTCAAATTCCCTGAATCGCACGACCAGATGGGTGGGATGACCGGGGCCGGATTCGCCCGGCTCGCCGAGAAGACCCTCGATGGCACCGTGGATCTGGTGGCCAGCTGGAAACCGGATCTGGTTGTCGCCGAATCCTATTCCTTCGCCACCGCCGCGATCGCGGCCAAGGTGAACGGGGTGCCGTGGGTCAAGCACACCGTCGGTCCCGGCGATCTGCCGATCGTGTCCGCGCTGAATGCGGAGCTGGCCCCGGAACTGGCCCGCTTCGGCCTGGACCGGCTGCCCGAGGCCGATCTGGTCATCGACAACACCCCGCCGCTGCTGGGCGACTCCATCGCCGGCGCGCAGCCCATGCGGTACGTGCCCTACGGCGAGCCAGGGCTGCTGCCCGAGTGGGTGCTGCGGCCGCGGACCAAGCCCCGGCTGCTGGTCACCCTCGGCTCGGTGCAGCCGCAGGCCGGTGGGCTGCCGGTGCTGGTGCAGCTGCTCAAGGCGCTGGGCACGCTGGAGGCCGAACTGGTGGTCGCGGTGGCCGATTTCCTGGTGCCGCAGATGGGTCAGCTGCCCGACTCGGTGGTCGCGGCGGGCTGGCAGTCGCTGACCTCGGTGCTCTCCGGCTGCGACGCGGTGGTGCACCACGGTGGGCCGGGCACCATGATGACCTGCCTGACGCACGGGCTGCCGCAGGTGGTCATCCCCGGCATGGGCAAGCCGCTCTCCGCGATCGGCAGGCTGGCCGAGTTCGGCGCCATCCGCCGGATCGAGCCGAGGGACCTGACCCCGGAACTGCTGCTGGAGTCCACCGGGGCGCTGCTCGCGGACGAGAGCTACGGCGAGCGGGCCAGGGAGGTGCGGGACCAGATCGCCCAGCTGCCCTCGCCTGCCGATCTGGTGCCCGTGCTCGAGAAGCTCGTCGCGAAGTAGCCGCGGCCGTGACCCGGGTGGCGGTGCTCGGCGGCACCGGATGGCTCGGCAGGCAGGTGTGCGCGAGTTTCGCCCGGCACGGTGACGAGGTCATCGTGGTGGCGCGCAACCCGGCGCCCTACCTGGCCGAGCACCGGTTCGCCCGGCTGGACCTGGCGCTGGCCGCGCCGGAGACGATCGCGGACCTGCTGCGTGCCGAGCGGGTGGACGTGGTGGTCAACGCGACCGACGCGGCGAACGCCACCGACGGCTGGGCCAACACCGAGGAACAGCTGGCCCGCGGCAACGTCGGCCTGACCCGCGCGGTGCTCGGCGCGGTCGGCGCGCTGCCCTGGCGGCCGCGGCTGGTGCACATGGGCACCATCCTGGAATACGGCGAGGTGCCCGCCGGCACGTTGATCGACGAGAACCTGGTGCCGGACCCGCGCACCCCGTACACCCGGACCAAGCTGGACGGCTCGGTCGCGGTGCTGGACGCGGCCGCCGCCGGGACGGTGGACGGGGTGGTGCTGCGGCTGTCCAACATCTCCGGGCCGCACCCCTCCCCGGCCAGCTTCGTCGGGAAACTGGTCGCGATGCTGTGCACCGCACTGGACTCCGGCGTGCCGATGGCGGTGACCGTGACCGAGGCGACCAGGGACTACCTGGACGTGCGCGATGCCGCCGAGGCGGTCCGGCTGGCCGCCGGGGCGCCGGTGACCGGCCGGATGATCAACCTCGGCAGCGGCCGCGCGGTGAGCATCCGCGAACTGGTGCGCACCTTCGTGGCCGCGGCCGGGCTGCCGCCGGAGATGCTGCACGAGCGCAACCGGCGGGTGGCCAGCCTCGGCGGGGACTGGACCCAGGTCGACATCGGACTGGCCAGGGACCTGCTCGGCTGGTCGCCGCGGATCCCGCTGGCGGACTCGCTGCGCGACATGTGGCGCACCGCGGTGGCCGAACAGGTCGTCGCCGGAAGCTGAAAACCCTTTAGTACCAACGAAAACGCCACTGGGCCGGTCCCGATTCCGGGGACCGGCCCAGTGGCGTGCGGTGCTCAGCGCAGTGGCTGATCGGTGCGGGTGCCGACGAACAGGCCGCAGTTGAACCGGCCGCCGGGCAGGTACTCCACCCGGCAGCCGGCCTGCTCGAAGGCCGCCTCGTACTGCTCGCGCTCGAACAGGGTCATCCAGTGCACATCGGTGTAGTGCTTGATGCCCGCGTCCCGCTGCGCGTCGATGTAGTGCACGGTCATCGGCACCTGGTCGCCCTCCCTGGTGGAGTGCGAGACCCGCACCGTGACCCGGTCCGGCGTGCGCACCAGGTCGTTGGCGATGTAGCCGGGCAGGAAACCGTCCGGGAAGTACCAGGGCTCGATGATGATGACCCCGCCCGGGTTGAGGTGGTGCGCGAAGCTCTTCAGCGTGCTGTCCAGCGCGGCGGTGCTGCCGACGTAGCCGATCGAGCTGAACATGCAGACCACCGCGTCGAAGGTGCGCTCGACGTGGAAATCGCGCATATCTCCTTGGTACACCGGGATATCCGGCATCGCCCGGTTCGCCCTGGCGATCATGTGCTCGGACTGCTCCAGCCCGGCCACGGTGCCGAACTCCTGCTTGAGGTGGGCCAGGTGCCCGCCGGTGCCGCAGGCCACGTCCAGCAGCGAGGCGGCATCGGGTTTGCGCGCGCGCACCAGCGCGGCCAACTCGGCCGACTCGCCCGCGTAGTCCTTGTCACGACTGGCGTAGATCAGGTCGTAGATCTCGGCGTAGGCCGCGCCGTACATGTCATCACCAACCTCGGTGTGGGATGGGGGATCCAGGGGTCAGGCGGGCAGGCTCGGTCGCGGCACGGTGCTCGCGCACACGGTGTCCGCGGCGGGCAGCTCGCCGTCCAGCAGGTACCGCTCGACCAGTTCGTCCACTGCCGCGTTGCCGCGGAAGGCGTAGATCTCGTGCTGGCCGGAGTCCTCGACGGTGATCAGCCGGTGGCCCAGGCGTTCGGCCATGGCCGCGCCGCCCGGGTAGTAGTCGATCGGGTCGCCGTCGGCGTGCACGATCAGCCCGGCCGGGTAGCCCGCGCGGCGCAGCGTGGCGGGTCGCTCCGGCGGGGTGAAGGTGCGGAAGGCGCCGCTGAAGGGCTGGGCGCGCATCACGCCGTAGCCGTAGGGGAACTTCTCCCGGAACTCGCGCATGTCCGCGAAGTAGGTCTCCAGGTCGGTGGGCCAGTCCTTCTCCGCGATCACCGCGTCCAGCACGCCGCAGCGGGTCTCGCCCTCGGTCTCCGCCGGCGGCCAGATCCGCTCGTCGGCCAGCCACTTCTCGGCCAGTCCCTTGTCGCCGGTGCGCAGGTCGGCGACCAGCCTGCCCAGCTCCTCCCAGCGGGCCCGGTCCGCCGAGCGGGAACCCAGCGCGCAGTCCAGCAGGGTGCGCAACGCGGTGCTCTCCGGCTGGGCGCCGAGCGCGGCCACCGCCTCCTCCACGGTGGCCAGCACGGCCGCCGCGGAATCGCCGAGTGAGAAATGTCCGGATCGTCCCGCGACCCATTCCGCCCATTTATCGAGATTTGCCCGATTTGCCGTGCCCTGCGCCATGAGCTGTTCCCGCCAGGACCAGTCCGGGTGCACGCAGGAATCGAGCACGTTGCGGTCCAGCCGGTCCGGGAACAGCACGCCGTAGACCGCGCCTGCGTAAGTGCCGTAGGTGTAACCGAGGTAATTGATCTTGTCTTCGCCCAGCGCGGCCCGGATCACGTCCATGTCCCTGACCACGTTCGGGGTGTTGAAGTGCGGGCGCTGCGGACCACCGGCCCGCTGGGCGCCTTCCTCACGCGCCCGAGCGTCCTCGGCGATGGTGGCGAACAGGGCATCCGGCGGCCTGGAGTCGGGTTTCGCCTGGACAGCGGTGATCTCGGCGAGCAGCGGGGTGGAGCCGCCGGTGCCACGCGGGTCGAACCCGATCACGTCGTAGCGCTCGGTCAGCCGGGTGTGCGCCAGCACGGCCGGGAAACGGGTGCCGAGGCCGAAATAACCGCCGGGGCCGCCATTGAGGGTGAGCAGGATGCCGCGTCGAGTGGCCGGGTCCGTCGCCTTTTTCCGGCTAATGGCAATGGACAGCTTTTCGCCGCCGGGGTCGGCGTAATTCAGCGGGACCGCGATGGTCGCGTATTCGAGTCCATCGTCCTCGGTCGAGCCGGACCACACCGGTTCCTGGCGATAGAACTCGGACAGGCCGGGCGGTGGCGTTTCAGTGGTCATGGCGCTCAGCTCGACCTCCATAAATAGGAAATTCCCGAGGCTCAGGGTCGCCAGGCCACCTTGAATGCCCGTGGAAGCGGGCTTGACCTGCCGGTGGTTCCCGGCCTCGATCCGGCCAGGCTCAGGCGAGCCTCGACAGGCCGCCCGCACCCTCGGCCCAACCGAGGAAAGGGATCGGAGATGTCACCAGTGACAGCGCGGTCCGAGCCGCCGGTCGTGCTGCTGTTCCCTGGCCAGGGCGCCCAGCACCCGCGGATGGCGGCCGGCCTCTACCAGCACGAGCAGACCTTCACCGCCTGGATGGACCGGGCCTTCGAGCTGTTCGGCGCGGACGGTCCCCGGCTGCGCGCGGCCTGGCTGGCCGCGGAACCGGGGCCGGACTACGACGACGTGTCGGTGGCCCAGCCGCTGCTCTACGCGGTCAACCACGCGATGGGCCGGATGGTGCTGGACTGGGGCGTGCGCCCGGTGGCGCTGCTCGGGCACAGCGTGGGCGAGATGGCCGCGGCCACCCTGGCCGGGGTGCTCGAGTTCGCCGACGGCATCCGGCTGATGGACGAGCGGATCACCGAGTTCACCAACACCCCGCCGGGCGGGATGCTCGCGGTGTCGGCCTCGGTGGCCGAGGTCGCGGACCTGCTGGGCGAGCGGGTGCACCTGGCCGCGGTGAACGCGCCCCGTCAGCTGCTGCTGGCCGGAGAGGCCGAGCCGCTGGCCGAGGCGGCCCGGACGCTGACCGAGCGGCACGTGGTCTGCCGGGATGTGCTTGCCCGGCAGGCATTCCACAGCCCGGTGGTGGCGCGGGCGGTGACCGCCTCCCTGCCCGGCTGGCGCTCGGTGCCGCTCGCCCCGCCGCGGCTGCGGCTCTACTCCGCCTACACCCAGGGCGTGCTCACCGACGAGACCGCGCGGGATCCGGTGTTCTGGGCCAACCAGGCCGCCGACACCGTGTATTTCGCGCCCACGCTGACCAGGTTGCTGGCCGAGCACGGCGACTGCGTGCTGGTGGAGGCCGGGCCGGGCACCAGCCTGAGCGTGCTGGGCCGCCGCCAGCCCTCGGTGGTCAAGGGCGGCGGCCGGGTGCTGCCGCTGCTGCCCGACCGGCACCGGGGCGACCAGCTCGACCAGGACACCACCACCGCGGCGCGGCTCGCCCTGTCCGCGCCCGTTCCCACTGCGTGATCACGGAAAGCAGAGAGGCGCCTGATGACCAGCACCGAATCGACCCGCACCGAGGTCACCCACCGGATCGCGGTGGCCGCACCGGCGGAGGCGGTCTACCGGATCGTCGCCGACGTGTCCCGGTGGCCGCTGTACTTCCCGCCCACGGTGCGGGCCGAGCGGATCGCGGGTGACGACACCGAGGAACGCATCCGGATCTGCGCGCTGGCCAACGGCGACCTGCGCAGCTGGGAGTCCCGCCGCAGGCTGTTCCCTGACCGGTTCCGGGTGGAGTTCGAGCAGGTCGTGACCGCGGACCCGGTGGCGGCGATGGGTGGGACCTGGACGGTGCTGCCCACCGACGGCGGCTGCGAGATCGCGCTGGACCACCACTACCGGGCCGTCGGCGACGATCCGGCGAAGCTGGCCCGGATCGCCAGCGCGGTGGAGACCAACAGCGTGGCCGAGCTGGCCAACCTCAAGCGGGTGGCCGAGCGCGCGGCCGAGGAGGCCGAGCTGCTCTTCGAGTTCGCCGACACCGAGACCTTCGCCGCGCCGATCGAACAGGTCTACGACTTCCTCTACGACGCGGCCAAGTGGCCCGAGCGGCTGCCGCACGTGGTGCGGCTGGACCTGCGCGAGGACACCACCGGGTTGCAGCACATGGAGATGGACACCCGCTCGCCGGACGGCTCGGTGCACACCACGATCTCCGGCCGGGTCTGCGAGCCGAACCGGCTCATCTCCTACAAGCAGGTCAAGTTGCCGGCCGCGCTGCGCGCGCACAACGGCGAGTGGCGCTTCGAGCCGACCGCCGACGGCCGGGTCCTGGTGACCGCCCGGCACCAGGTGTACCTGGACCCCGAGGGCATCGCCGCCCTGCCCACCCCGCCGGAGTCGCTGGCGGCGGCCAGGACCGCGGTGCGCAACGCGCTCGGCGCGAACAGCCGGGCGACCTTGGCCAAGGCGCGCGAGCACGTCGAAGCGCGCTGACCCCCGACCGAACCACAGAATGAAGGTGATCTCCGCATGAGTACCCAGCTGACCCTGGACGAGCTGAAGGAGTTCCTGGCCCGCGCGGTGGGCGAGGACGAGTCCGTCGACCTGGACGGCGACGTCCTGGACACTAACCTGATGGACCTGGGCTTCGACTCGCTCGCGATCATCGACACCACGAGCAGGCTGGAACGGCACTTCAAGATCAAGATCCCGGAGTCGGCGGCCGCGGACATCGAGACCCCTCGGCACCTGCTCGACCTGGTCAACCAGCAGGTCGCGCTGGCCGGGTCCACGGTCTGAGGCTGGGCTGCCACCTTCCTGGGCTGGTCAGGGGCGCCACGCTCGCGCTGGGCGTGGCGCCCCTGGTCTGGTATTGCCAGTGAGTAACTCATGGACTATTGGTGTGACTATTCAGTGTTGTCTCCCTGCTCCTTGTCCTAGGGTCATCTTTACCCGCCGGGTGAGTAGGAGATCATAAGTTGAAGTCATCTGCTCTCCGGTCACTCCCTGTCGGCGCTCCTGGCGAAGTGAGAGCGACCTTCGAAAAGCTGGAGAACGCCTCGCCGGCCCGCAGGGAGAAATTTGACACGGCATTGGCCGTTGCCTGCGCCCCCAGGGGGTTACGTTCGACCCCAGGGTCGAGTCGGTGGCCTTTACGGCTGAGATGCTCATCTCCGTTCGGGAGAATAATTCAGCGC contains:
- a CDS encoding aminotransferase-like domain-containing protein, yielding MRIPRYKRVVDSLAAELRSGRWPVGTRLPTHRELAAREGIALVTASRVYAELAAMGLVSGEQGRGTFVRDLSLPGEGVDQQFVAADAIDLRFNHPSIPGQADLLRQALRELATAGDLDALLRYQPHRGRGQDRGAVARHLLRRGLSVDAEQVLVVSGAQHGLAVTAMATLQHGDVVAVDALTYPGFKVLAQSLGLELVAVPGGRAGPDLVALEQLCVRRPVRAVYAMPTLHNPLGWVMSATARARLVAVARRHDLILIEDAAYAYLVEDPPPPLAVLAPERTVYVSSLSKSVGTGLRVGFVVAPVDRVAAIARVVRATTWSTPALATEIACRWLEDGTVDRLEVRKRADAVARQDIAREVFAGLPSIGHPASYFRWLPLAESARADRIAATLARQRIAVSTAEAFAATAVVPRALRLALGSVGPAELEQTLRAVRRVVEEDACR
- a CDS encoding class I SAM-dependent methyltransferase, with the protein product MSTCRICRGPVYQFFDFGQQPISDAFRKPEDTSEEFFFHMAIGVCQQCTMVQLMSEVPREKMFHEEYAYHSSTSARMQEHFAGTALRLLETECRDVADPLVVELGCNDGIMLRTVAERGVRHLGVDPSANVAEVAASKGVRVRVAFFEESVAKEIRASEGPAQVIYAANTVCHIPYLDSIFRGVDALLSPTGVFVFEDPYLGDIVERASFDQIYDEHFYLFSATSVQAAARQFGFDLVDVERLPTHGGEIRYTIGRPEHRRPTERVAELIAEERERGIDTLATLEQWGTEVKRNCGDLVTLLRKLKDEGATVYAYGATAKSATVTNYAGIGPDLVAGVFDSTPGKQHRLTPGAHLPVRPLEEFTTPYPDYLLLFAWNHAEEIIKREQAFREQGGKWILYVPDVHLL
- a CDS encoding sugar nucleotidyltransferase, whose protein sequence is MRGIVLAGGSGNRLHPMTLAVPKELLPVGDKPMIYYPLSVLMLAGIRDILLIGAPAELPRIRHLLGDGGELGLRIDYRVQDEPGGIAEALVLGADHIGEDSVALIHGDHIFHGQRFYSVLAEHSAEVRGCVLFGSPVGEPGRCGAAEVDEHGRLLSVGAQPVSRRGRRAVTGLGFYDNEVVDLVKNLPPAGPGEPDLTQVHRAYLRREQAKLVDLGRGFAWLETETPESLLQAGHYVRTLEARQGARIACLEEVALRMGFISAADCHRLGERLARSPYGEYVMAIAAELGPV
- a CDS encoding nucleotide disphospho-sugar-binding domain-containing protein, whose product is MKILVNTGPAHPLYFPVVGLAWALRAAGHEVLVAAPENWDAVVRGSGLPMAAVSGSIEMRDVMGKDRAGNPLKFPESHDQMGGMTGAGFARLAEKTLDGTVDLVASWKPDLVVAESYSFATAAIAAKVNGVPWVKHTVGPGDLPIVSALNAELAPELARFGLDRLPEADLVIDNTPPLLGDSIAGAQPMRYVPYGEPGLLPEWVLRPRTKPRLLVTLGSVQPQAGGLPVLVQLLKALGTLEAELVVAVADFLVPQMGQLPDSVVAAGWQSLTSVLSGCDAVVHHGGPGTMMTCLTHGLPQVVIPGMGKPLSAIGRLAEFGAIRRIEPRDLTPELLLESTGALLADESYGERAREVRDQIAQLPSPADLVPVLEKLVAK
- a CDS encoding NAD-dependent epimerase/dehydratase family protein, translated to MTRVAVLGGTGWLGRQVCASFARHGDEVIVVARNPAPYLAEHRFARLDLALAAPETIADLLRAERVDVVVNATDAANATDGWANTEEQLARGNVGLTRAVLGAVGALPWRPRLVHMGTILEYGEVPAGTLIDENLVPDPRTPYTRTKLDGSVAVLDAAAAGTVDGVVLRLSNISGPHPSPASFVGKLVAMLCTALDSGVPMAVTVTEATRDYLDVRDAAEAVRLAAGAPVTGRMINLGSGRAVSIRELVRTFVAAAGLPPEMLHERNRRVASLGGDWTQVDIGLARDLLGWSPRIPLADSLRDMWRTAVAEQVVAGS
- a CDS encoding class I SAM-dependent DNA methyltransferase, which encodes MYGAAYAEIYDLIYASRDKDYAGESAELAALVRARKPDAASLLDVACGTGGHLAHLKQEFGTVAGLEQSEHMIARANRAMPDIPVYQGDMRDFHVERTFDAVVCMFSSIGYVGSTAALDSTLKSFAHHLNPGGVIIIEPWYFPDGFLPGYIANDLVRTPDRVTVRVSHSTREGDQVPMTVHYIDAQRDAGIKHYTDVHWMTLFEREQYEAAFEQAGCRVEYLPGGRFNCGLFVGTRTDQPLR
- a CDS encoding alpha/beta fold hydrolase, with the protein product MTTETPPPGLSEFYRQEPVWSGSTEDDGLEYATIAVPLNYADPGGEKLSIAISRKKATDPATRRGILLTLNGGPGGYFGLGTRFPAVLAHTRLTERYDVIGFDPRGTGGSTPLLAEITAVQAKPDSRPPDALFATIAEDARAREEGAQRAGGPQRPHFNTPNVVRDMDVIRAALGEDKINYLGYTYGTYAGAVYGVLFPDRLDRNVLDSCVHPDWSWREQLMAQGTANRANLDKWAEWVAGRSGHFSLGDSAAAVLATVEEAVAALGAQPESTALRTLLDCALGSRSADRARWEELGRLVADLRTGDKGLAEKWLADERIWPPAETEGETRCGVLDAVIAEKDWPTDLETYFADMREFREKFPYGYGVMRAQPFSGAFRTFTPPERPATLRRAGYPAGLIVHADGDPIDYYPGGAAMAERLGHRLITVEDSGQHEIYAFRGNAAVDELVERYLLDGELPAADTVCASTVPRPSLPA
- a CDS encoding acyltransferase domain-containing protein: MSPVTARSEPPVVLLFPGQGAQHPRMAAGLYQHEQTFTAWMDRAFELFGADGPRLRAAWLAAEPGPDYDDVSVAQPLLYAVNHAMGRMVLDWGVRPVALLGHSVGEMAAATLAGVLEFADGIRLMDERITEFTNTPPGGMLAVSASVAEVADLLGERVHLAAVNAPRQLLLAGEAEPLAEAARTLTERHVVCRDVLARQAFHSPVVARAVTASLPGWRSVPLAPPRLRLYSAYTQGVLTDETARDPVFWANQAADTVYFAPTLTRLLAEHGDCVLVEAGPGTSLSVLGRRQPSVVKGGGRVLPLLPDRHRGDQLDQDTTTAARLALSAPVPTA
- a CDS encoding aromatase/cyclase; translated protein: MTSTESTRTEVTHRIAVAAPAEAVYRIVADVSRWPLYFPPTVRAERIAGDDTEERIRICALANGDLRSWESRRRLFPDRFRVEFEQVVTADPVAAMGGTWTVLPTDGGCEIALDHHYRAVGDDPAKLARIASAVETNSVAELANLKRVAERAAEEAELLFEFADTETFAAPIEQVYDFLYDAAKWPERLPHVVRLDLREDTTGLQHMEMDTRSPDGSVHTTISGRVCEPNRLISYKQVKLPAALRAHNGEWRFEPTADGRVLVTARHQVYLDPEGIAALPTPPESLAAARTAVRNALGANSRATLAKAREHVEAR
- a CDS encoding acyl carrier protein, with product MSTQLTLDELKEFLARAVGEDESVDLDGDVLDTNLMDLGFDSLAIIDTTSRLERHFKIKIPESAAADIETPRHLLDLVNQQVALAGSTV